Proteins from one Coffea arabica cultivar ET-39 chromosome 8c, Coffea Arabica ET-39 HiFi, whole genome shotgun sequence genomic window:
- the LOC113705255 gene encoding transcription factor bHLH118-like isoform X2: MFSMEHDELFRFLSIPPQQQIPQDTPLMARAPNANSCKPKSCTKKRKSSVAFGDNNVLDNESPVEHKKRIIHRDVERQRRQEMAALYQSLRSLVPDEYLQGKRSTSDHMHGTVKYVRHMKRKVDELISKRDELQELMKPGCSFSMLTEFTVSLNKTSVRVQSSTTGMQIILKTTLRGGLPLSKFLSVLNGEGLSVISCVSTNANEGQLHVMESESIYIGTRMTGGSGEEL, translated from the exons ATGTTTTCAATGGAACACGATGAACTATTCCGCTTCCTCTCTATTCCTCCCCAGCAGCAGATCCCACAGGATACACCCCTAATGGCTCGGGCGCCTAATGCAAACTCCTGTAAGCCAAAATCTTGCACGAAGAAAAGGAAGTCATCGGTTGCTTTTGGTGACAATAATGTTCTTGACAATGAGAGTCCAGTAGAGCACAAAAAGCGGATTATACACCGAGATGTTGAAAGACAAAGAAGACAAGAAATGGCTGCTCTTTATCAATCTCTCCGATCACTGGTCCCTGATGAGTATCTCCAG GGAAAGAGATCGACATCTGATCACATGCATGGGACAGTTAAATATGTAAGACATATGAAAAGAAAGGTAGATGAGCTGATAAGTAAGAGAGACGAACTCCAAGAACTCATGAAACCTGGCTGCAGTTTCAGTATGTTAACAGAATTTACAGTTAGTCTCAACAAGACTAGTGTAAGAGTGCAAAGTAGCACTACAGGGATGCAGATAATTTTGAAGACTACTTTAAGAGGAGGGCTGCCTCTATCAAAATTTCTCAGCGTTCTTAATGGAGAAGGCTTATCAGTTATAAGTTGCGTTTCCACCAACGCCAATGAAGGACAACTTCATGTTATGGAATCCGAG TCTATTTATATAGGAACTCGTATGACAGGTGGATCAGGGGAGGAGCTTTGA
- the LOC113705255 gene encoding transcription factor bHLH118-like isoform X1 has translation MFSMEHDELFRFLSIPPQQQIPQDTPLMARAPNANSCKPKSCTKKRKSSVAFGDNNVLDNESPVEHKKRIIHRDVERQRRQEMAALYQSLRSLVPDEYLQGKRSTSDHMHGTVKYVRHMKRKVDELISKRDELQELMKPGCSFSMLTEFTVSLNKTSVRVQSSTTGMQIILKTTLRGGLPLSKFLSVLNGEGLSVISCVSTNANEGQLHVMESEVDQGRSFDQTKLQKRLKELLYNL, from the exons ATGTTTTCAATGGAACACGATGAACTATTCCGCTTCCTCTCTATTCCTCCCCAGCAGCAGATCCCACAGGATACACCCCTAATGGCTCGGGCGCCTAATGCAAACTCCTGTAAGCCAAAATCTTGCACGAAGAAAAGGAAGTCATCGGTTGCTTTTGGTGACAATAATGTTCTTGACAATGAGAGTCCAGTAGAGCACAAAAAGCGGATTATACACCGAGATGTTGAAAGACAAAGAAGACAAGAAATGGCTGCTCTTTATCAATCTCTCCGATCACTGGTCCCTGATGAGTATCTCCAG GGAAAGAGATCGACATCTGATCACATGCATGGGACAGTTAAATATGTAAGACATATGAAAAGAAAGGTAGATGAGCTGATAAGTAAGAGAGACGAACTCCAAGAACTCATGAAACCTGGCTGCAGTTTCAGTATGTTAACAGAATTTACAGTTAGTCTCAACAAGACTAGTGTAAGAGTGCAAAGTAGCACTACAGGGATGCAGATAATTTTGAAGACTACTTTAAGAGGAGGGCTGCCTCTATCAAAATTTCTCAGCGTTCTTAATGGAGAAGGCTTATCAGTTATAAGTTGCGTTTCCACCAACGCCAATGAAGGACAACTTCATGTTATGGAATCCGAG GTGGATCAGGGGAGGAGCTTTGATCAAACTAAGCTGCAGAAGAGATTGAAGGAATTGCTATACAACCTATAA
- the LOC113705255 gene encoding transcription factor bHLH118-like isoform X3 yields the protein MFSMEHDELFRFLSIPPQQQIPQDTPLMARAPNANSCKPKSCTKKRKSSVAFGDNNVLDNESPVEHKKRIIHRDVERQRRQEMAALYQSLRSLVPDEYLQGKRSTSDHMHGTVKYVRHMKRKVDELISKRDELQELMKPGCSFSMLTEFTVSLNKTSVRVQSSTTGMQIILKTTLRGGLPLSKFLSVLNGEGLSVISCVSTNANEGQLHVMESEELV from the exons ATGTTTTCAATGGAACACGATGAACTATTCCGCTTCCTCTCTATTCCTCCCCAGCAGCAGATCCCACAGGATACACCCCTAATGGCTCGGGCGCCTAATGCAAACTCCTGTAAGCCAAAATCTTGCACGAAGAAAAGGAAGTCATCGGTTGCTTTTGGTGACAATAATGTTCTTGACAATGAGAGTCCAGTAGAGCACAAAAAGCGGATTATACACCGAGATGTTGAAAGACAAAGAAGACAAGAAATGGCTGCTCTTTATCAATCTCTCCGATCACTGGTCCCTGATGAGTATCTCCAG GGAAAGAGATCGACATCTGATCACATGCATGGGACAGTTAAATATGTAAGACATATGAAAAGAAAGGTAGATGAGCTGATAAGTAAGAGAGACGAACTCCAAGAACTCATGAAACCTGGCTGCAGTTTCAGTATGTTAACAGAATTTACAGTTAGTCTCAACAAGACTAGTGTAAGAGTGCAAAGTAGCACTACAGGGATGCAGATAATTTTGAAGACTACTTTAAGAGGAGGGCTGCCTCTATCAAAATTTCTCAGCGTTCTTAATGGAGAAGGCTTATCAGTTATAAGTTGCGTTTCCACCAACGCCAATGAAGGACAACTTCATGTTATGGAATCCGAG GAACTCGTATGA